A region of Aphanothece sacrum FPU1 DNA encodes the following proteins:
- a CDS encoding thiol-disulfide oxidoreductase DCC family protein, translating into MSTTKTEIIHLIPTWKIKLLYDGECPLCLREIRFLQKQDNQRGLVSLVDIAEQNYHPEEHGGVDYETAMGRIHAILPDGTIAKDIEAFRLVYEVLGLGWVYAITKFPVIEAIANLFYRIWAKLRLPLTRRPNLNILVAQRQQKQQNSRCKLNSCQD; encoded by the coding sequence ATGTCAACAACTAAAACCGAAATTATTCACCTTATCCCAACCTGGAAAATTAAACTACTTTATGATGGAGAATGTCCTTTATGTTTAAGAGAAATACGATTTCTACAAAAACAAGATAACCAACGGGGACTGGTTTCATTAGTAGACATTGCTGAACAAAATTATCATCCCGAAGAACATGGAGGAGTTGACTACGAAACAGCAATGGGGCGTATTCATGCTATTTTGCCAGATGGTACAATAGCAAAAGATATAGAAGCCTTTCGCTTAGTTTATGAAGTATTAGGACTGGGTTGGGTTTATGCTATTACTAAATTCCCTGTTATTGAGGCTATAGCTAATTTGTTTTATCGTATTTGGGCAAAATTGCGTCTTCCTCTCACTCGACGACCTAATTTAAATATCTTAGTAGCTCAACGTCAACAAAAGCAACAAAACAGCAGATGTAAACTTAACTCTTGTCAAGATTAA
- the grxC gene encoding glutaredoxin 3 has translation MLEILNSLLNRHPENIKANVEIYTWQTCPFCIRAKLLLWSKGVHFTEYKIDGNESAREKMAQRSEGRRSVPQIFINNKPIGGCDSLYHLNDTKELEPLLSQPSV, from the coding sequence ATGTTAGAAATCCTTAATTCTCTATTGAATCGTCATCCTGAAAACATTAAAGCTAATGTAGAAATTTATACTTGGCAGACTTGTCCGTTTTGTATTCGGGCCAAACTTCTACTCTGGTCAAAAGGAGTACACTTTACTGAATATAAAATTGATGGAAATGAATCTGCTAGAGAGAAAATGGCACAGAGATCCGAGGGAAGACGGTCTGTTCCCCAAATTTTTATTAATAATAAACCTATTGGAGGTTGTGATTCTCTCTATCATCTCAATGACACAAAAGAACTCGAACCTTTATTATCTCAACCTTCTGTATAA
- a CDS encoding DUF3177 family protein, with protein MEELWFRPLIWTDYRLALLFNVIIPIVLIIWALVKQNEAISCLMMIYWRVASLLIITLYLMIPAWGNNTPFEIFCGKISFITAVSAQILIPISLWFWLDVNDEIKDLPPSLLKLTVTSWRWAVTIYGSLGAMINAPFLSCSLSGEALSKPFCQVWIEAPVGYWFIVHNDATPGFLGFLGLLGLSIYLLYFAYFLFIRLGKQGRSALEQ; from the coding sequence ATGGAAGAACTTTGGTTTCGGCCTTTAATTTGGACAGATTATCGACTGGCTTTGTTATTTAATGTCATTATTCCCATTGTTTTAATTATTTGGGCTTTGGTTAAACAGAATGAAGCAATTAGCTGTCTAATGATGATTTACTGGCGAGTAGCAAGTTTATTAATCATTACTCTTTATTTGATGATTCCAGCTTGGGGAAATAATACTCCCTTTGAGATATTTTGTGGCAAGATTAGTTTTATAACAGCAGTTTCTGCCCAAATTCTGATTCCTATTTCTCTATGGTTTTGGCTAGATGTCAACGATGAAATTAAGGATTTACCCCCTAGTTTGCTCAAATTAACGGTGACTTCTTGGCGTTGGGCAGTAACAATTTATGGCAGTTTAGGGGCGATGATTAATGCGCCATTTCTCTCTTGTTCTTTGTCTGGGGAAGCTTTAAGTAAGCCTTTTTGTCAAGTTTGGATTGAAGCTCCGGTCGGCTATTGGTTTATTGTTCATAACGATGCTACACCAGGATTTTTAGGATTTTTAGGGTTATTAGGTTTATCAATTTATCTCCTTTATTTTGCTTATTTTCTCTTTATCAGACTAGGGAAACAAGGACGTTCAGCACTTGAACAATAA
- the sbcC gene encoding exonuclease subunit SbcC, producing MIPLQLTLKNFLSYREATLDFRGLHTACICGANGAGKSSLLEAITWVIWGKTRTATDEDLIYLGADNVRVDYQFISQQETYRIIRIRKRGGNISLYFQIESGGEFRSINEKTVKTTQDQIITTLKLDYDTFVNSAYLRQGRADEFMLRSAPERKKILAELLKLDQYEFLATQAKDLSKQYKGQAEQIQLSLTSIKQQLTQETDFKQQQEKLAQDIKTLQLEQDTDIKRLQEVQEINNQRKIWTEQLNWQQNQYKKIIQDRQRLIQEKAELIPNITKKKTLIDQESDINQHYQEFIRLQQEQAKLSEQFKAYQETQQQKQELEQKLLKIYNELKLQISQRQTKLESLQQQEQELEQILKRSDEVKSGLEQLRLHRQRLHQLDKLQHQVTPLVQRQNSLKIQIERVKANLKAKLEQLHQIEKQFLLELDKIPQRRNILQEIDGKIEAIEKKKIYQKRVQEKRQEKQLLKEKLTVNQGSYEEQIEELEQKLKLLDIPEAICPLCEQGLDDNHRYHVVEKTQIKLQQIQEQIWLIKEKILINKRDLRNLDSENIQLEREVKSYDSLKQDFMQVDAKLEEVGEIKIKLKKVRQEIKQIEESLTTETYGLELQSEFNILTQKLKELNYDEQTHALVRGEVDKWRKAEIQQAKIADATRRQGIINQQKPELIQKIQDLDKQIKDLYINSEIKNKINELEQYLKELGYEQSYHQTILNSLRQAQSWQLKYQELQQAKQEYPQLKERLESLELRLDLQTNEVLKIEEQMKDLSDKIATIKDSEQELMILEKQIQTRRHKLDECLGQQGKLEQSLSQLTTIQQQYEDYDKQFKEVRKKYLIYKELGDAFGKNGIQALMIENVLPQLEAETNQILSRLTGNQLYIQFITQKSSRSGNSRKKQAKMIDTLDIFIADSKGTRAYETYSGGESFRINFSIRLALANLLAQRAGTSLQMLIIDEGFGTQDAEGCDRLIAAINAISSDFSCILAVTHMPQFKEAFQNRIEVYKTNQGSQLTLSS from the coding sequence ATGATTCCTTTGCAACTGACTCTCAAAAATTTTCTAAGTTATCGAGAGGCAACTCTAGATTTTAGAGGACTACATACTGCCTGTATTTGTGGAGCAAATGGGGCCGGAAAATCTTCTTTACTAGAAGCTATTACATGGGTGATTTGGGGTAAAACTAGAACTGCTACAGATGAAGATTTGATTTATTTAGGGGCTGATAATGTACGAGTTGATTATCAATTTATTAGTCAGCAAGAAACCTATCGTATTATTCGTATTCGTAAGCGTGGTGGCAATATTTCCTTATATTTTCAGATAGAAAGTGGGGGAGAATTTCGCTCTATTAATGAGAAGACAGTTAAAACAACTCAAGACCAAATTATTACTACTCTAAAACTTGATTATGATACCTTTGTTAATTCTGCTTATTTACGTCAAGGAAGGGCAGATGAATTTATGTTACGTTCAGCACCAGAAAGAAAAAAAATTTTAGCAGAGTTATTAAAACTTGATCAGTATGAATTTTTAGCAACTCAAGCCAAAGATTTATCAAAACAGTATAAAGGACAAGCAGAACAAATACAATTAAGTTTAACATCAATTAAACAACAATTAACCCAAGAAACCGACTTTAAACAACAACAAGAAAAATTAGCTCAAGATATTAAAACCTTACAATTGGAACAAGATACAGATATCAAGAGATTACAAGAAGTTCAAGAAATAAATAATCAAAGAAAAATCTGGACTGAACAGTTAAATTGGCAACAAAATCAATATAAAAAAATAATACAAGATCGTCAAAGATTAATTCAAGAAAAAGCTGAATTAATTCCTAATATTACTAAGAAAAAAACTCTTATAGATCAAGAATCAGACATTAATCAACACTATCAAGAATTTATTAGATTACAACAAGAACAAGCTAAATTATCAGAGCAATTTAAAGCTTATCAAGAAACCCAACAGCAAAAACAAGAATTAGAACAGAAATTACTAAAAATATACAATGAGTTAAAATTACAAATTAGTCAAAGACAAACCAAATTAGAAAGTTTACAACAACAGGAACAAGAATTAGAACAAATTCTCAAGCGTTCCGATGAAGTAAAATCAGGGTTAGAACAATTACGTTTACATCGTCAACGGTTACATCAATTAGATAAATTGCAACATCAAGTAACTCCTTTAGTCCAAAGACAGAACAGTTTAAAAATACAAATTGAACGAGTTAAAGCTAATTTAAAAGCCAAACTCGAACAGTTACATCAAATAGAGAAACAATTTTTATTAGAACTCGATAAAATACCACAAAGAAGAAATATTTTACAAGAGATTGATGGTAAAATAGAAGCTATTGAAAAAAAGAAAATTTATCAAAAGAGAGTTCAAGAAAAAAGACAAGAAAAACAATTATTAAAAGAGAAGTTAACAGTTAACCAGGGCAGTTATGAGGAGCAAATAGAAGAATTAGAGCAAAAATTAAAATTATTAGATATTCCTGAAGCTATTTGTCCTTTATGTGAACAAGGTTTAGATGATAATCATCGTTATCATGTAGTTGAAAAAACCCAAATTAAACTACAACAAATTCAAGAGCAGATTTGGTTAATTAAAGAAAAAATCTTAATCAATAAACGAGATTTAAGAAATCTAGATTCCGAGAATATTCAGCTAGAAAGAGAGGTTAAATCTTATGATAGTTTAAAACAAGATTTTATGCAAGTTGATGCTAAATTAGAGGAAGTAGGAGAGATTAAAATTAAACTCAAGAAGGTTAGACAAGAAATCAAACAAATAGAAGAATCTCTAACAACAGAAACCTATGGATTAGAATTACAATCTGAGTTTAATATATTAACACAAAAATTAAAAGAGCTTAATTATGATGAACAAACTCATGCTTTAGTGAGAGGAGAAGTAGATAAATGGCGCAAAGCAGAAATTCAACAAGCTAAAATTGCTGATGCAACTCGTCGTCAAGGGATTATTAATCAACAAAAACCGGAACTTATTCAAAAGATTCAAGACTTAGATAAGCAAATAAAAGACCTGTATATTAACTCGGAAATCAAAAACAAAATTAATGAATTAGAACAATATTTAAAAGAATTAGGATATGAGCAATCTTATCATCAAACCATCTTAAATTCTTTGCGTCAAGCTCAATCTTGGCAACTTAAATATCAAGAATTACAACAAGCTAAACAAGAATATCCTCAACTTAAAGAACGTCTTGAAAGCTTAGAACTTAGATTAGATTTACAAACAAATGAAGTTTTAAAAATAGAAGAACAAATGAAAGATTTATCAGATAAAATAGCTACTATAAAAGATAGTGAACAAGAATTAATGATATTAGAGAAACAAATTCAAACGAGAAGACATAAGTTAGATGAATGTTTAGGTCAACAGGGAAAATTAGAACAATCTTTATCTCAATTAACAACTATTCAACAACAATATGAAGACTATGACAAACAGTTTAAAGAAGTTCGTAAAAAATATTTGATTTATAAAGAATTAGGAGACGCATTTGGTAAAAATGGCATACAAGCATTAATGATTGAAAATGTTTTACCTCAATTAGAAGCAGAAACAAATCAAATTTTATCCAGATTAACAGGGAATCAATTATATATTCAATTCATCACACAAAAGTCCAGTAGAAGTGGTAATTCTCGTAAAAAACAGGCTAAAATGATAGATACATTGGATATTTTTATTGCTGATTCTAAGGGGACTCGTGCTTATGAAACTTATTCGGGGGGTGAATCATTTCGTATTAATTTTTCGATTCGGTTAGCATTAGCTAATTTATTAGCACAAAGAGCAGGAACTTCTCTACAAATGCTGATTATTGATGAAGGTTTTGGTACACAAGATGCTGAAGGTTGTGACAGATTAATTGCGGCTATTAATGCAATTTCATCTGATTTTTCTTGTATTTTAGCTGTTACCCATATGCCTCAATTTAAGGAAGCATTTCAAAATAGAATTGAAGTGTATAAAACTAATCAAGGTTCTCAATTAACTTTATCTAGTTAA
- a CDS encoding Calvin cycle protein CP12, which yields MSNIEEKIEQELQNAKEVCSTEGASTGQCAAAWDAVEELQAEASHQRQNQPPKTPFQQYCDDNPDAAECRLYDD from the coding sequence ATGAGTAATATCGAAGAAAAAATTGAGCAGGAACTACAAAACGCTAAAGAAGTTTGTAGTACAGAAGGTGCTAGTACTGGCCAGTGTGCTGCCGCTTGGGATGCTGTAGAAGAATTACAAGCAGAAGCTTCTCATCAACGACAAAATCAACCGCCTAAGACCCCGTTTCAACAATATTGTGATGATAATCCTGACGCGGCTGAGTGTAGACTTTACGATGACTAG
- a CDS encoding DUF7734 family protein — MKFLREKRLEAYTLKRPQEVLLVTVETAGEQDQIMIFKGFSSSLMRPTNFDPEVPILTEEAIIIQIDRLASPYHPHEPKYLQQGMTWEEMEIMLD, encoded by the coding sequence ATGAAATTTTTACGAGAAAAACGATTAGAAGCTTATACCTTAAAACGTCCCCAAGAAGTTTTACTGGTGACAGTTGAAACCGCAGGGGAACAGGATCAAATTATGATTTTTAAAGGCTTTTCAAGTTCTTTAATGCGTCCCACTAATTTTGATCCAGAAGTTCCAATTTTGACGGAAGAGGCTATTATTATACAGATTGATCGCTTGGCTAGTCCTTATCATCCTCATGAACCCAAATATTTGCAACAGGGGATGACTTGGGAGGAAATGGAAATTATGTTGGATTAA
- a CDS encoding RuBisCO accumulation factor 1: MNDDKSPEISAQLSEEDANQLLRSLLHKEGNWVYWGKTCHQLQKAGYNGQFIFEQTGFQAVQQNLIVVAAQVYESLLNEDVSEEVLAYYLGPKSDVLYEFRILNQEQRAVIAQLAYSKNLDNQTAKEVAKAFQEFSRLSQLPSGFIVHPGDAIAYQCWKQARQKRDLSQRTRLIAKGLKFAHSATAREAIEKLLSDFTIIPETSAPLIPLHRLEVQEEICRIIPVVGTLPLTKNDLEGVKTLNPVYPFHLINYSGTGSVIPLPGWRAVLKAQDPVGILCMSDQLPKDLTGNPEEVLILVDRQINQWNANSYFLIEEEGQLTFKWFEEMPSIPLLGQIVIVVRPKKVFDENNILEAWQMDD; the protein is encoded by the coding sequence ATGAACGACGATAAATCACCGGAAATCTCAGCCCAACTGTCGGAAGAAGACGCTAACCAATTACTGCGATCGCTCCTTCATAAAGAGGGAAATTGGGTATATTGGGGGAAAACCTGTCACCAGCTACAAAAAGCAGGTTATAACGGACAATTTATCTTTGAACAGACTGGATTTCAAGCTGTTCAACAAAATTTAATTGTTGTGGCGGCCCAAGTTTATGAAAGTTTATTAAATGAGGATGTCTCTGAGGAAGTTTTGGCCTATTATCTTGGGCCCAAAAGTGATGTTCTCTACGAATTTCGTATCCTTAACCAAGAACAACGGGCAGTTATCGCCCAATTAGCTTATAGCAAAAATCTTGATAATCAAACTGCGAAGGAAGTTGCTAAGGCTTTTCAAGAATTTTCCCGTCTGTCTCAACTTCCGTCAGGGTTTATTGTCCATCCTGGAGATGCGATCGCTTATCAATGTTGGAAACAAGCGCGACAAAAAAGGGATCTCTCACAGAGGACTCGGTTGATTGCTAAGGGGCTTAAATTTGCCCACTCTGCCACAGCCAGAGAAGCCATTGAAAAGCTTTTGAGTGATTTTACCATTATTCCTGAGACGAGTGCGCCTTTAATTCCTCTCCATCGTCTAGAAGTACAAGAGGAGATATGTCGCATTATTCCGGTGGTGGGAACCCTCCCTTTGACGAAAAATGACTTAGAGGGGGTAAAGACTTTAAACCCGGTTTATCCTTTTCATCTTATTAATTATTCAGGAACCGGATCAGTCATTCCCCTACCAGGATGGCGCGCAGTTTTAAAAGCACAAGATCCCGTCGGTATTTTGTGTATGAGTGATCAATTACCGAAAGATTTAACAGGGAACCCGGAGGAAGTTTTAATATTAGTTGATCGACAAATAAATCAGTGGAATGCTAATAGTTATTTTCTCATTGAAGAAGAAGGACAGTTAACCTTTAAATGGTTTGAAGAAATGCCTTCAATTCCCTTATTAGGTCAAATCGTTATTGTGGTACGTCCTAAAAAGGTTTTTGATGAAAATAACATTTTAGAAGCTTGGCAAATGGATGATTAA
- a CDS encoding BMC domain-containing protein, protein MTRLAGSTQRQASQQAMKSSYLPSDSALGLVSTHSFPAIVGTADMMLKSSEVTLVGYEKIGSGHCTAIVRGKVADVRLAVEEGAKTAEQFGQLISKLVIPRPMPNLEAIFPIGSYLVEMAQQQQGYSRLSNSSIGLLETRGFPAMVGAADAMLKSADVQLASYEIIGDGLCTAIIRGSVANVAVAIEAGIQAAERIGELHAVMIIPRLLEDLEHTLPVANCWREQAEPLPMLMPNKVRERQRELIALPELEKRPLVFKKPVEILQNEPLE, encoded by the coding sequence ATGACTAGATTAGCCGGTTCAACCCAACGACAAGCCTCTCAACAAGCAATGAAATCATCTTACCTCCCTAGTGATAGTGCTTTAGGCCTCGTCTCAACCCACAGTTTTCCAGCCATTGTCGGGACGGCAGATATGATGCTTAAATCCTCTGAAGTGACCTTAGTCGGATACGAAAAAATCGGCAGTGGTCATTGTACAGCGATAGTACGAGGAAAAGTAGCAGATGTACGCTTAGCAGTCGAAGAAGGGGCAAAAACCGCCGAACAGTTCGGCCAACTCATTTCTAAATTAGTGATTCCTCGCCCGATGCCTAATTTAGAGGCTATTTTTCCCATTGGTAGTTATTTAGTGGAAATGGCCCAACAACAACAGGGTTATAGTCGTTTAAGTAACAGTTCTATCGGACTTTTAGAAACCAGGGGGTTTCCGGCAATGGTAGGGGCTGCTGATGCCATGTTAAAATCAGCCGATGTACAATTGGCTTCTTATGAGATTATTGGGGATGGTTTATGTACAGCCATTATTCGAGGATCAGTGGCTAATGTGGCCGTGGCCATTGAAGCGGGAATACAAGCAGCAGAAAGGATTGGAGAACTTCATGCGGTGATGATTATTCCCAGATTATTAGAGGATCTTGAACATACTTTACCCGTAGCTAATTGTTGGCGAGAACAAGCAGAACCTTTACCGATGTTAATGCCGAATAAGGTTAGAGAAAGACAACGAGAATTAATTGCTTTACCAGAGTTAGAAAAAAGACCTTTAGTGTTCAAAAAACCGGTAGAAATATTGCAAAATGAACCTTTAGAATAA
- a CDS encoding FIST signal transduction protein: MTNQMQWINALSTRPSLEGAVTEVVEKIQKSLSVLPDLGILFISSTYASDYSRLIPLILEKLPLPLLIGCSGGGIVGINGSSDILEVEGKSALSLTVAVLPGVKLKGFHLMPENLPDLDASPQTWSQLVGVSPQENPHFILLSEPLAPKMTDLVEGLDFAYPQAVKVGGLASTSMINLPSALFYYQLGKSDPDLYHQGTVGVALSGNIVVESIVAQGCRPIGQPYQVSQGDRNIILKLEQFGENGPPLHFLRDLMSNLSEHDRQLAQHSLFIGVVRDEFTQELQPGDFLIRNFLGVDPRLGAIAIGDRVRPGQRIQFHLRDAQTSAEDLELLLQAYSSGNNSTNSIKGALMFSCLGRGEMLYGVPNFDSQLFRHYFPQIPLGGFFCHGEIGPVGKQTFLHGYTSALAIFRQPN, from the coding sequence ATGACCAATCAGATGCAGTGGATTAACGCTCTCTCAACTCGTCCTTCTCTAGAGGGTGCTGTTACAGAGGTAGTAGAAAAGATTCAGAAATCCTTGTCAGTGCTTCCTGATTTGGGCATTCTATTTATTTCTTCTACTTATGCGAGTGATTATAGCCGATTAATTCCCCTTATTTTAGAAAAATTGCCTTTACCTCTCCTAATTGGTTGTAGTGGCGGAGGTATTGTCGGAATTAATGGCTCATCTGATATCCTCGAAGTTGAAGGAAAATCGGCCCTAAGTCTCACTGTAGCTGTTTTACCTGGGGTTAAGCTCAAAGGGTTTCATCTGATGCCTGAAAATTTACCCGATTTAGATGCTTCTCCCCAAACTTGGAGTCAATTAGTAGGGGTTTCTCCTCAAGAAAATCCCCATTTTATTCTCTTGTCTGAGCCTTTAGCACCTAAAATGACTGATCTAGTCGAAGGACTCGATTTTGCTTATCCTCAAGCCGTTAAGGTGGGAGGATTAGCTAGTACCAGTATGATCAATCTTCCTAGTGCTTTATTTTATTATCAATTGGGTAAATCTGATCCCGATTTATATCATCAAGGAACCGTTGGGGTTGCTTTGAGTGGCAATATTGTCGTTGAGTCTATTGTTGCTCAAGGATGTCGTCCTATTGGTCAACCTTATCAAGTTTCTCAAGGCGATCGCAATATTATTCTAAAATTGGAACAATTTGGCGAAAATGGCCCTCCATTGCACTTTCTTCGAGATTTAATGTCAAATTTGAGTGAGCATGATCGACAATTAGCCCAACATTCTCTGTTTATCGGCGTTGTGCGTGACGAATTTACACAAGAACTTCAACCAGGAGATTTTTTAATTCGTAATTTTTTAGGGGTTGATCCCCGACTAGGAGCGATCGCCATTGGAGATCGGGTTCGGCCTGGCCAACGCATTCAATTTCATTTGCGAGATGCTCAAACTTCGGCGGAAGATTTGGAACTTCTATTACAGGCCTATTCATCGGGTAATAATTCAACAAATTCTATCAAAGGGGCTTTAATGTTTTCTTGTTTGGGACGGGGTGAAATGTTATACGGTGTGCCTAATTTTGATTCGCAATTATTTCGTCATTATTTCCCTCAAATTCCTTTAGGGGGGTTTTTCTGTCATGGAGAAATTGGCCCTGTTGGGAAACAAACTTTTTTACATGGTTATACCTCCGCTTTGGCTATTTTTCGTCAACCAAATTAA
- a CDS encoding iron uptake porin has protein sequence MSNLLHNILKKTTWILGISGIITQAAIAAPEQETTNFETISPTEALGVIRNRPELQTPLNRSQTQQFNDSAASQPMSQVTSVSELKDVSPTDWAYEALRSLVERYGCIVGYPDRTFRGNRAASRWEFAAGLNACLNTIERLLQENVAVLREDIEKLKRLAQEFEQELVALGSRVSNIESRVAFLEDHQFATTTKLNGEAIFTVSDAWGERALDFREQDLLNQGLLERRRIDDKGVLGYRVRYNFDTSFTGEDLLKTRFESGSIVDWSDPTGTNMARLGHDSQLNGNAIIDDMYYRFPVGNLTAWVGGNSLDIDDIFDVGNPFLFAEESGALSRFIRYNPLTFRGSEGKGIGLSYKFSDAFILRGLYLTNNGNNPDLNNGLFNGNYSTGAQLGVYPSDALSFTLTFLHTYFKNAESDISSSTGSYVEPNNQTSQTGTGIARDPFLGAPTIRDSYGITGNWRISPSFNLSAWGGYALARAQGSDADGNSRKGFGADIWAWSAALSVIDIGKEGAVFSVAGGQTSNARRIDALTGDLTIPDQDTPYIVETQYKYPISNNVLITPGVYVIINPDGNNQNNSIWVGAIRTTFTF, from the coding sequence ATGTCTAACTTATTGCATAATATTCTCAAAAAAACCACCTGGATTTTAGGTATTTCTGGTATAATTACCCAAGCAGCGATCGCGGCCCCAGAGCAAGAAACCACTAATTTTGAGACAATTTCTCCTACAGAAGCATTAGGAGTTATTCGCAATCGTCCTGAACTACAAACCCCTCTTAATCGTAGTCAGACTCAACAGTTTAATGACTCAGCCGCTAGTCAACCCATGTCACAAGTAACCAGCGTTTCTGAGTTAAAAGACGTATCACCCACAGATTGGGCCTATGAAGCGTTACGCAGCTTAGTAGAACGCTATGGTTGTATTGTGGGTTATCCTGATCGTACGTTCCGAGGCAACCGCGCTGCCTCACGTTGGGAATTTGCAGCCGGGTTAAACGCTTGTTTAAACACCATTGAACGACTATTACAAGAGAATGTAGCCGTTTTACGGGAAGATATCGAGAAACTCAAACGATTAGCCCAAGAATTCGAGCAAGAATTAGTCGCTTTAGGCTCAAGAGTCAGTAATATTGAATCTAGAGTCGCTTTTCTCGAAGATCATCAATTTGCCACCACTACCAAACTAAACGGAGAAGCCATTTTTACCGTCTCTGATGCTTGGGGAGAAAGGGCCTTAGATTTTCGAGAACAAGATCTTTTGAACCAAGGATTACTGGAAAGACGACGCATTGACGACAAAGGGGTTTTAGGTTATCGGGTTCGTTATAACTTCGATACCAGCTTTACAGGGGAAGATTTGCTCAAAACCCGCTTTGAATCAGGAAGTATCGTTGATTGGTCAGACCCCACCGGAACCAATATGGCCCGCTTAGGTCACGATTCTCAACTCAATGGTAACGCCATTATCGATGATATGTATTATCGCTTCCCTGTGGGTAATTTGACCGCTTGGGTGGGGGGTAACTCCCTTGATATTGATGATATCTTTGATGTGGGCAACCCTTTCTTATTCGCGGAAGAATCAGGGGCCTTGTCTCGTTTTATCCGCTATAACCCCCTAACCTTTCGTGGTTCAGAAGGTAAAGGTATTGGGTTATCTTATAAATTTAGTGACGCTTTCATCCTCAGAGGTCTATATCTGACCAATAATGGTAATAATCCCGATTTGAATAACGGTTTATTCAACGGTAATTACAGTACAGGGGCCCAATTAGGGGTCTATCCCTCAGATGCCTTGAGTTTCACCTTGACTTTCTTGCATACCTACTTCAAAAATGCCGAAAGCGATATAAGCTCTAGTACAGGAAGTTATGTTGAACCGAATAACCAAACCAGTCAAACTGGAACAGGAATAGCCAGAGATCCATTCTTAGGCGCGCCTACCATTCGGGATAGTTACGGTATTACGGGAAATTGGCGTATTAGTCCCAGTTTTAACCTGTCAGCTTGGGGCGGTTATGCTCTAGCCCGCGCCCAGGGATCTGATGCTGATGGCAACAGTCGTAAAGGCTTTGGGGCCGATATTTGGGCCTGGAGTGCAGCCCTTTCCGTCATTGATATAGGCAAAGAAGGGGCTGTGTTTAGTGTAGCCGGAGGCCAAACGAGTAATGCCAGACGTATCGATGCTTTAACCGGAGATTTAACCATTCCTGACCAAGATACTCCTTATATTGTAGAAACTCAGTACAAGTATCCCATTAGTAATAATGTTTTGATTACTCCAGGAGTTTATGTGATCATTAATCCTGATGGGAATAATCAGAACAACAGTATTTGGGTGGGAGCTATCCGAACCACATTTACCTTCTAA